Proteins from one Mercurialis annua linkage group LG7, ddMerAnnu1.2, whole genome shotgun sequence genomic window:
- the LOC130014845 gene encoding uncharacterized protein LOC130014845, which translates to MNGEEIKCPCSRTKCRNTNFRDVEAVKLHVLQSGFVPDYYVWIHHGEVNVPPVVQQPVNEYDYYNEGGGDLNSGQRMGSISLIDDTCRLLQELLPENNKMPNFFANIKKLVKGLGLPVEVIECCFHNYMIYWGADEDLTHCKVCTFPRWKPVTKSNSAKRRANVPYKKMFYFPLTLRLQRLYASKATAKHMTWHADHEMEDEKMCHPSDSPAWKRFSELHTDFADETRNIRLGLFIVTPYNLPPGMCMKDEFMFLTILVPGPGNPKDQMDISLQPLIAELNQLWESGIRTTSGRLACPHCMENTEAFTLPDSGKQSWFDCHRKFLPTGHHFRRNVTDFRKGKQVKHKFGGVRTGDEVLAEVDGLGFKRAYETDAKATNADLSKGRCWNRKSIFWDLPYWKTNVIRHNLDVMHIEKNVFDNVFNTVLNVPGKTKDTAKSRAELNKICDRPGLAQDQETGRYPKALYALDRDLKKILLEWIQKLKFPDGYVSNLSRCVDLNSLKMMGMKSRDCHVFMQRLLPIALRELLPPEVWEPLTELSIFFRELTATSLKKADLERLYLDIPKILCKYLRKLKNKVSNKGRVEGSISSGYLLEETAKFASFYFKDGDPMLPCRMQRNEVCEMDVDDDVDRLSIFKPKGRPIGASRNRYLDDAEYNAARSYILLNCTEIEPFREVFEGELYEINPEMTQTEVVVKLESEFSFWFEQYVKDQTVCTNPYILSLAEGPLRSVKTFKGYCVNGFKFNTEEYGEDRVTMNSGVCVKGSLYGPAESDFYGVLTDIIELEYPALPIKRTVLFKCNWFDPTKKVGMLAHPRYNIVDVNHRKRYNKYEPFILAEQSDQVHYLPYPSKRRDKKDWWAVCKIKARSEIDMPETTVPAFQDDSADHLLDVITNEEPTNLVDPNGEADEAALHNPPLVETEDDYPPSSSDDEDIGAADNIEIA; encoded by the exons ATGAATGGAGAAGAGATAAAATGCCCATGTTCTAGGACAAAATGTAGAAATACGAATTTTCGAGATGTCGAAGCTGTGAAACTACATGTCTTGCAGTCTGGGTTTGTTCcagattactatgtctggatTCACCACGGTGAGGTGAATGTCCCTCCTGTTGTTCAGCAGCCGGTTAATGAATACGATTACTATAATGAGGGAGGGGGAGATTTAAACTCCggtcagagaatg GGGTCGATATCTTTAATTGACGACACCTGCCGTTTATTACAAGAACTGCTTCCAGAGAACAACAAAATGCCGAATTTTTTTGCTAATATCAAGAAGCTGGTGAAAGGTCTCGGGTTGccggttgaggttattgagtGCTGTTTCCACAACTATATGATTTACTGGGGGGCGGACGAGGATTTAACCCACTGCAAAGTTTGCACATTTCCTCGGTGGAAACCTGTTACGAAAAGCAATTCGGCCAAAAGAAGGGCTAACGttccttataaaaaaatgttttatttccctTTAACTCTGAGGCTGCAAAGGTTGTACGCTTCCAAAGCCACGGCTAaacatatgacatggcacgctGATCATGAAATGGAAGACGAGAAGATGTGTCATCCTTCTGACTCTCCGGCGTGGAAACGGTTCAGTGAGTTGCATACAGATTTTGCcgatgaaacaagaaatatcagactAGGCTTAT TCATTGTGACGCCGTATAATCTGCCTccaggcatgtgcatgaaggatgagtttatgtttttgaCAATACTTGTCCCGGGACCTGGAAATCCAAAAGACCAGATGGATATATCCCTGCAGCCGTTAATAGCGGAGTTGAATCAATTGTGGGAATCTGGAATTCGGAC CACATCAGGAAGACTGGCATGTCCGCATTGTATGGAAAATACCGAGGCATTCACGTTGCCCGATAGTGGTAAACAGTCctggtttgattgccacagaAAATTTTTACCTACGGGCCATCATTTCCGTCGGAATGTTACTGATTTTCGAAAAGGCAAACAAGTAAAGCACAAATTTGGAGGTGTGAGGACTGGAGATGAAGTATTAGCAGAGGTTGACGGTCTGGGGTTTAAGAGGGCTTATGAGACAGATGCTAAGGCTACGAATGCTGATCTATCTAAAGGCCGTTGTTGGAATCGAAAGAGTATCTTTTGGGATTTACCGTATTGGAAGACAAATGTAATCCGGcataatctcgatgtcatgcatattgagaaaaatgtatttgacaacgTTTTTAATACCGTACTCAATGTACCTGGTAAGACGAAAGACACGGCAAAATCTAGGGCAGAGCTGAATAAGATTTGTGATCGTCCCGGCCTAGCACAAGATCAGGAAACCGGTAGATATCCAAAGGCtttgtatgctttggacagggatttaaaaaagattttgcTCGAATGGATTCAAAAGTTAAAGTTTCCGGACGGTTACGTGTCCAACTTGTCAAGGTGTGTTGATTTAAACAGTTTGAAGATGATGGGCATGAAAAGTCGTGACTGTCATGTCTTCATGCAACGACTTTTGCCAATTGCTCTTCGGGAGCTTCTTCCGCCCGAAGTGTGGGAGCCTTTAACAGAGCTAAGTATCTTCTTCAGAGAATTAACTGCCACATCGCTGAAAAAGGCAGATCTTGAGAGATTGTATCTTGATATCCCGAAGATACTGTGCAA ATACCTgagaaaactcaaaaataaggTCTCGAATAAAGGCAGAGTGGAAGGAAGCATCAGCAGCGGATATTTATTAGAGGAAACAGCGAAATTTGCATCTTTCTATTTCAAGGATGGTGATCCGATGCTACCATGTCGGatgcaaagaaatgaagtttgcGAAATGGACGTTGATGATGATGTCGACAGATTATCcattttcaaaccgaaagggCGACCTATAGGTGCTTCTCGGAACAGATATCTGGATGATGCTGAATATAATGCTGCCCGAAGCTATATCCTTCTGAATTGCACTGAAATCGAACCTTTCAGAGA AGTTTTTGAAGGCGAGTTGTATGAAATCAACCCCGAAATGACACAGACCGAAGTTGTAGTCAAGTTGGAGAGTGAATTCTCCTTTTGGTTCGagcaatat GTGAAAGACCAAACTGTCTGTACCAATCCCTATATTCTAAGTCTTGCAGAAGGACCGCTTAGATCGGTCAAAACATTCAAGGGGTATTGTGTGAACGGGTTTAAATTCAATACTGAAGAATATGGGGAGGATCGGGTTACAATGAATAGCGGAGTTTGTGTAAAAGGATCACTCTACGGCCCGGCTGAAAGcgacttttatggagtgttgACTGACATTATCGAGTTAGAGTATCCGGCTCTACCGATAAAAAGGACGGtcttatttaaatgtaattggtttGATCCTACGAAAAAAGTTGGTATGTTAGCCCATCCTCGGTATAACATAGTGGATGTTAATCACAGAAAGAGGTACAACAAATATGAACCCTTCATTTTAGCTGAACAGTCCGATCAAGTACATTACTTACCTTATCCTAGCAAAAGGCGAGACAAAAAAGACTGGTGGGCAGTATGCAAGATAAAAGCTCGCTCTGAGATAGACATGCCTGAAACAACTGTTCCAGCTTTCCAAGATGATAGTGCAGATCATCTGCTCGATGTCATAACAAATGAAGAACCGACAAATTTAGTTGATCCGAATGGCGAGGCGGACGAGGCTGCATTACACAACCCTCCATTAGTAGAGACGGAAGATGATTATCCACCATCTTCATCAGACGATGAAGACATTGGAGCGGCAGATAATATAGAAATTGCATGA